From the genome of Chelonia mydas isolate rCheMyd1 chromosome 2, rCheMyd1.pri.v2, whole genome shotgun sequence, one region includes:
- the LRATD2 gene encoding protein LRATD2 isoform X1, with protein sequence MLGAELSPGSPQPDLESLPPRIAPAPALVAQPGWREAQPAAGLRAGGRRPVGMGNQVEKLTHLNYKEVPTADPTGMDRDEGPRIGVSYIFSSDDDELEQQDSAAQDMGGEHPVPQPYDPQVQEVECSVYYRDECIYQKSFAGDDTTPDERDGGGGQLSTYTPENLLNRCKPGDLVEFVCQAQYPHWAVYVGDFQVVHLQRLEVVNSFLTDASQGRRGRIANYLYRYKPLSPAMVVRNALEQVGCKDRELSWRNSECFAAWCRYGKREFKIGGELRIGKQPYRLRIRLGDKRSHTLEFQSLEDLIMEKRRNDQIGRAAVIQELSSHLQAAEEEEDPGAQTAAE encoded by the exons ATGCTGGGGGCTGAGCTCTCGCCGGGGAGTCCACAGCCGGATCTAGAATCCCTCCCACCTCGCATCGCTCCGGCTCCAGCGCTGGTTGCTCAGCCCGGCTGGAGGGAAGCGCAGCCTGCGGCCGGACTGCGCGCTGGGGGGCGGCGGCCAG TGGGCATGGGGAACCAGGTGGAGAAACTGACCCACTTAAACTACAAGGAAGTTCCTACCGCCGACCCCACGGGCATGGACAGAGACGAGGGTCCCAGGATCGGGGTGTCCTACATCTTTTCCAGTGACGATGACGAGCTGGAGCAGCAGGACTCGGCGGCTCAGGATATGGGAGGCGAGCACCCTGTACCGCAACCCTATGACCCCCAGGTGCAGGAGGTGGAGTGTTCGGTTTATTATCGGGATGAGTGTATCTACCAGAAGAGCTTTGCTGGGGATGATACCACACCAGATGagagggatggaggtggggggcagctgaGCACTTACACCCCAGAGAACCTGCTGAACAGATGTAAACCAGGCGACCTGGTGGAATTTGTGTGCCAGGCCCAGTACCCACACTGGGCAGTGTATGTTGGGGATTTTCAGGTAGTGCACCTGCAGCGGCTGGAGGTGGTGAACAGCTTCCTGACTGATGccagccagggcaggagaggTCGTATTGCCAACTATTTGTACCGTTACAAGCCCCTGAGCCCGGCTATGGTGGTGCGGAATGCCCTGGAGCAGGTGGGCTGCAAGGATCGGGAGCTGAGCTGGAGGAACTCTGAGTGCTTTGCTGCCTGGTGCCGCTATGGCAAACGGGAATTTAAAATTGGCGGGGAGCTCCGCATAGGCAAGCAGCCCTACCGGTTGCGGATCCGGCTGGGGGACAAACGCAGCCACACGCTGGAATTCCAGAGCCTGGAGGATCTGAtcatggagaagaggaggaatgaCCAGATCGgtagggctgctgtgatccaggAGCTCTCCAGCCATCTGCAagctgcagaggaggaggaggatccaggtGCCCAGACTGCTGCTGAGTAG
- the LRATD2 gene encoding protein LRATD2 isoform X2, whose amino-acid sequence MGNQVEKLTHLNYKEVPTADPTGMDRDEGPRIGVSYIFSSDDDELEQQDSAAQDMGGEHPVPQPYDPQVQEVECSVYYRDECIYQKSFAGDDTTPDERDGGGGQLSTYTPENLLNRCKPGDLVEFVCQAQYPHWAVYVGDFQVVHLQRLEVVNSFLTDASQGRRGRIANYLYRYKPLSPAMVVRNALEQVGCKDRELSWRNSECFAAWCRYGKREFKIGGELRIGKQPYRLRIRLGDKRSHTLEFQSLEDLIMEKRRNDQIGRAAVIQELSSHLQAAEEEEDPGAQTAAE is encoded by the coding sequence ATGGGGAACCAGGTGGAGAAACTGACCCACTTAAACTACAAGGAAGTTCCTACCGCCGACCCCACGGGCATGGACAGAGACGAGGGTCCCAGGATCGGGGTGTCCTACATCTTTTCCAGTGACGATGACGAGCTGGAGCAGCAGGACTCGGCGGCTCAGGATATGGGAGGCGAGCACCCTGTACCGCAACCCTATGACCCCCAGGTGCAGGAGGTGGAGTGTTCGGTTTATTATCGGGATGAGTGTATCTACCAGAAGAGCTTTGCTGGGGATGATACCACACCAGATGagagggatggaggtggggggcagctgaGCACTTACACCCCAGAGAACCTGCTGAACAGATGTAAACCAGGCGACCTGGTGGAATTTGTGTGCCAGGCCCAGTACCCACACTGGGCAGTGTATGTTGGGGATTTTCAGGTAGTGCACCTGCAGCGGCTGGAGGTGGTGAACAGCTTCCTGACTGATGccagccagggcaggagaggTCGTATTGCCAACTATTTGTACCGTTACAAGCCCCTGAGCCCGGCTATGGTGGTGCGGAATGCCCTGGAGCAGGTGGGCTGCAAGGATCGGGAGCTGAGCTGGAGGAACTCTGAGTGCTTTGCTGCCTGGTGCCGCTATGGCAAACGGGAATTTAAAATTGGCGGGGAGCTCCGCATAGGCAAGCAGCCCTACCGGTTGCGGATCCGGCTGGGGGACAAACGCAGCCACACGCTGGAATTCCAGAGCCTGGAGGATCTGAtcatggagaagaggaggaatgaCCAGATCGgtagggctgctgtgatccaggAGCTCTCCAGCCATCTGCAagctgcagaggaggaggaggatccaggtGCCCAGACTGCTGCTGAGTAG